The Panicum virgatum strain AP13 chromosome 5K, P.virgatum_v5, whole genome shotgun sequence genome has a window encoding:
- the LOC120706984 gene encoding dnaJ protein ERDJ7 isoform X1 produces the protein MAAAAPLLSLLLFLLLLPASNSIYCDEDDCYDLLGLKQDANASEIKKAYYKLSLKHHPDKNPDPESRKLFVKIANAYEILKDESTREQYDYAIAHPEEVFYNTAQYYRAYYGHKTDPRAVLIGLLLIVSAFQYINQLTRYNQAIESVKQTPAYRNRLKALEFERTGGIASKKKGHKQMDKKVEEAVSNEVELQIHGVEKPSVWRLYGVQFILLPYFIGKVLTWEICWFWRYRVKKLPYAWEDACYLTQTSLKIPASTWKNIDESRKEDLVTRRLWEKSNMERYIAETRKESKRRR, from the exons ATGGCTGCCGCtgcccccctcctctccctcctcctcttcctcctccttctcccggCCTCAAATTCCATCTACTGCGACGAAGACGACTGCTACGACCTCCTCGG GCTTAAGCAGGACGCGAACGCGTCGGAGATCAAGAAAGCCTACTACAAGCTCTCCCTCAAACA CCACCCGGACAAGAACCCCGATCCGGAGTCGCGGAAGCTCTTCGTCAAGATCGCCAATGCTTACGAG ATTCTGAAAGATGAATCCACTAGGGAGCAGTATGACTATGCCATTGCACATCCGGAGGAG GTTTTTTACAACACAGCTCAGTACTATAGGGCGTACTATGGACATAAAACG GATCCGCGTGCTGTGTTGATTGGTCTTCTTCTAATCGTCTCAGCATTTCAGTACATAAATCAGCTGACAAGGTATAACCAG GCCATAGAAAGTGTCAAGCAAACTCCTGCTTACAGAAATAGGTTAAAAGCATTGGAGTTTGAGCGAACAGGAGGAattgctagcaaaaagaagggtCACAAGCAGATGGATAA GAAGGTCGAAGAAGCCGTTAGTAATGAAGTTGAATTGCAAATCCATGGTGTTGAGAAACCATCTGTCTGGAGGCTCTATGGTGTCCAATTTATACTTTTACCCTACTTCATTGGCAAG GTGCTTACTTGGGAGATTTGTTGGTTTTGGAGATACCGGGTAAAGAAATTACCATATGCATGGGAGGATGCTTGCTACTTGACTCAGACTTCACTCAAGATACCTGCCAGTACATGGAAAAATATTG ATGAGTCGAGGAAGGAGGACCTTGTGACAAGACGCCTTTGGGAGAAGAGCAACATGGAGAGGTACATCGCAGAGACAAGGAAGGAATCAAAGCGTAGGAGGTAG
- the LOC120706984 gene encoding dnaJ protein ERDJ7 isoform X2, producing the protein MTVFGGLACVEYGHLLLAMILKDESTREQYDYAIAHPEEVFYNTAQYYRAYYGHKTDPRAVLIGLLLIVSAFQYINQLTRYNQAIESVKQTPAYRNRLKALEFERTGGIASKKKGHKQMDKKVEEAVSNEVELQIHGVEKPSVWRLYGVQFILLPYFIGKVLTWEICWFWRYRVKKLPYAWEDACYLTQTSLKIPASTWKNIDESRKEDLVTRRLWEKSNMERYIAETRKESKRRR; encoded by the exons ATGACTGTGTTTGGTGGACTGGCTTGTGTTGAATATGGTCACCTCTTATTAGCTATG ATTCTGAAAGATGAATCCACTAGGGAGCAGTATGACTATGCCATTGCACATCCGGAGGAG GTTTTTTACAACACAGCTCAGTACTATAGGGCGTACTATGGACATAAAACG GATCCGCGTGCTGTGTTGATTGGTCTTCTTCTAATCGTCTCAGCATTTCAGTACATAAATCAGCTGACAAGGTATAACCAG GCCATAGAAAGTGTCAAGCAAACTCCTGCTTACAGAAATAGGTTAAAAGCATTGGAGTTTGAGCGAACAGGAGGAattgctagcaaaaagaagggtCACAAGCAGATGGATAA GAAGGTCGAAGAAGCCGTTAGTAATGAAGTTGAATTGCAAATCCATGGTGTTGAGAAACCATCTGTCTGGAGGCTCTATGGTGTCCAATTTATACTTTTACCCTACTTCATTGGCAAG GTGCTTACTTGGGAGATTTGTTGGTTTTGGAGATACCGGGTAAAGAAATTACCATATGCATGGGAGGATGCTTGCTACTTGACTCAGACTTCACTCAAGATACCTGCCAGTACATGGAAAAATATTG ATGAGTCGAGGAAGGAGGACCTTGTGACAAGACGCCTTTGGGAGAAGAGCAACATGGAGAGGTACATCGCAGAGACAAGGAAGGAATCAAAGCGTAGGAGGTAG